In Treponema sp. OMZ 798, the following proteins share a genomic window:
- a CDS encoding leucyl aminopeptidase, whose amino-acid sequence MKFNIAKQGGVPAKLVFEDKIEGSYLNHLKEKELFSGKAEEVYYSLDPNLNAHLFIGLGKEEKIDLEVLRKTFFKAASELLKNKVEEVELNIPKLNNLCNYKMAEAIAEGMLHATYQYDKFKSDRKEQTEITVNYNPEKGKEDRAEKGINEAVKLMEAVFLTRDLVNQPPNVIYPETLATIAKEKLEAKGVKVTVHGKKEIEDLKMEAFLSVARASAKEPKLIVMEYYNNPDSKEKIALVGKGLTYDSGGYAIKPATSMVTMFTDMGGSGTVIGAMHALADLKAKVNVVAVVASCENMISGDGYRNGDIIGSMSGKTIEIINTDAEGRLTLADAVYYATNNLGATKLIDLATLTGACVAAFGEQVSGAVTNNDEFFAELVNANERAGEIVWRMPTIEYYKKMNESKVADLKNSGGKLGGMMTAGLFVGSFLAKEDIPWIHIDIAGTAYITEKFGYLKENATGTLVKSLYYMLSKEA is encoded by the coding sequence ATGAAATTTAATATTGCAAAACAAGGCGGAGTTCCCGCAAAGTTGGTTTTTGAGGACAAAATTGAGGGAAGCTATCTTAATCACTTAAAAGAAAAGGAATTATTTTCCGGAAAGGCGGAAGAGGTTTATTACAGCCTTGACCCTAATCTTAATGCTCATCTTTTTATCGGTTTAGGTAAGGAAGAAAAGATTGACTTGGAAGTTTTAAGAAAAACTTTTTTCAAGGCAGCGAGCGAGCTTTTAAAAAACAAGGTAGAAGAGGTCGAACTCAATATCCCTAAACTTAATAATCTGTGTAATTATAAGATGGCCGAGGCTATCGCAGAGGGTATGCTTCATGCCACCTACCAATACGATAAGTTTAAAAGCGACCGTAAAGAACAAACAGAAATTACGGTTAATTATAATCCTGAAAAAGGCAAGGAAGATAGAGCCGAAAAAGGCATCAACGAAGCCGTCAAGCTGATGGAAGCGGTTTTCTTAACAAGAGACTTGGTAAACCAGCCGCCGAATGTAATCTACCCTGAAACCTTGGCTACGATTGCCAAAGAAAAGCTTGAAGCAAAGGGCGTAAAAGTTACAGTTCACGGTAAAAAAGAAATTGAAGACCTTAAAATGGAAGCCTTCCTCAGCGTAGCAAGGGCAAGCGCCAAGGAGCCTAAACTCATTGTCATGGAATATTATAATAATCCCGACTCAAAAGAAAAAATCGCTCTTGTCGGTAAGGGCTTAACCTATGACAGCGGCGGATATGCAATTAAACCTGCAACAAGCATGGTTACCATGTTTACCGATATGGGCGGCTCAGGTACCGTTATCGGGGCAATGCATGCATTGGCAGACCTAAAAGCAAAGGTAAACGTTGTTGCTGTTGTTGCTTCTTGCGAAAACATGATTTCAGGCGACGGTTACAGAAACGGCGACATCATCGGCTCAATGAGCGGTAAGACTATCGAAATTATTAACACCGATGCAGAAGGCAGGTTAACCCTTGCCGATGCAGTTTATTATGCTACCAATAATTTGGGAGCGACTAAGCTTATTGACCTTGCAACCCTGACAGGTGCTTGTGTAGCAGCATTCGGCGAGCAGGTAAGCGGAGCCGTCACAAACAATGACGAATTCTTTGCAGAACTTGTCAATGCAAACGAAAGAGCAGGCGAAATTGTCTGGAGAATGCCTACTATAGAATATTACAAAAAAATGAACGAGTCAAAAGTCGCCGATCTAAAAAATTCAGGCGGAAAGTTAGGCGGAATGATGACAGCAGGTCTCTTTGTCGGCTCCTTCCTTGCAAAGGAAGATATCCCATGGATCCACATTGATATCGCCGGAACAGCCTACATTACCGAAAAATTCGGCTATTTAAAAGAAAACGCGACAGGAACCTTGGTAAAGAGTCTTTACTATATGCTAAGCAAAGAAGCTTAA
- a CDS encoding L-2-amino-thiazoline-4-carboxylic acid hydrolase, with the protein MKKQKSRFIDGMEESLRSEFSEAFVSEAIEKVWKRYNVLLSENNNEPKIMWTHTRERIYPAIACFDSLLEMGLEREKVSLLLKDYYKNRSQKPAAVIRKIMKIPGLYKKVPKFFANMTKKVFGEPAGFKASFHEVNKKAVKFDMLVCPYQDICKKYNCPEIVEMYCDADDICYGNMHPKIKWLRTKTLGKGGDCCDFEVRVL; encoded by the coding sequence ATGAAAAAACAAAAGAGCCGGTTTATTGATGGTATGGAAGAATCGTTAAGGTCCGAGTTTTCGGAAGCCTTTGTTTCTGAAGCAATCGAAAAAGTGTGGAAGCGTTATAATGTTCTGTTGTCTGAAAATAATAATGAACCTAAAATAATGTGGACTCACACAAGGGAAAGGATATATCCCGCAATAGCTTGCTTTGATTCGCTTCTTGAAATGGGGCTTGAAAGGGAAAAGGTCTCATTGCTTTTAAAGGATTACTATAAAAACCGAAGTCAAAAACCTGCGGCGGTGATTCGCAAAATAATGAAAATTCCGGGGCTTTATAAGAAGGTTCCGAAATTTTTTGCGAATATGACAAAAAAAGTTTTTGGAGAACCTGCCGGCTTTAAGGCTTCATTTCATGAAGTAAATAAAAAAGCAGTTAAATTCGATATGCTTGTATGTCCATATCAAGATATTTGCAAAAAATATAATTGTCCTGAAATAGTCGAAATGTACTGCGATGCCGATGATATTTGTTACGGAAATATGCATCCCAAAATCAAATGGCTTAGAACCAAGACCCTCGGAAAAGGCGGAGACTGCTGCGACTTTGAAGTCCGGGTTTTATAA
- a CDS encoding MATE family efflux transporter: protein MENLSGSKCVCDETDLQLKPKKISNKLWKLAYPTMISAGLQNFYDIVDMVWVGQISKTALSGVTLFSSIYMLFTILNEVAGASSVSMIAQNYGRGDMEKTQRIAEQTISFKVVLAVISGILLALFLKPILWFFLPDQEVLNSALEYGWLRIFFIPVMFSSYSVNTIFRCTGDAKTPLHIMIISTIINLVLDPLFMFDIVPGTSIPGLGMGVFGAALATVTARTISFLYGFLILISGKRKIKISFKGLFRLDKKIDLDLLLIGLPSGINSLVRTFAQVTIMKFVTVYGADAVAIAGVGGKLSQFAFMPIFGFNMGGATLVGQSLGRDNVKEAKLTSKINAFMSASVVGIFAVIIMGTPQTFLRFFFPNDPAMLLQGSVMLRIFYPSFIILSAGLGLAVVFSGSGHTRPMLYSTLGSRWFVQIPFLFLVVNILHLPLFAVWTSYIFSELAEFTVILYHYRKGLWCNKRV, encoded by the coding sequence ATGGAGAATCTATCCGGCTCGAAGTGCGTTTGTGATGAAACTGATCTGCAATTAAAACCAAAGAAAATATCAAATAAGTTATGGAAGCTGGCCTATCCTACTATGATTTCCGCAGGCTTGCAAAACTTTTATGACATTGTAGATATGGTTTGGGTAGGGCAGATATCGAAAACAGCCCTTTCGGGTGTTACCCTCTTTTCTTCCATATATATGCTTTTTACTATTTTAAACGAGGTCGCCGGTGCAAGTTCCGTTTCGATGATTGCTCAAAATTACGGGCGGGGCGATATGGAGAAAACTCAGCGCATTGCAGAGCAGACTATCAGTTTTAAGGTTGTGCTTGCCGTAATATCGGGCATTCTTTTAGCTCTTTTTTTAAAACCGATTTTGTGGTTTTTTCTTCCGGATCAGGAGGTTTTAAATTCTGCTTTAGAATACGGCTGGCTTAGGATATTTTTTATTCCCGTTATGTTTTCTTCATATTCCGTAAATACGATTTTTAGATGTACAGGGGATGCAAAAACTCCTCTTCATATTATGATAATATCCACTATCATAAACTTGGTCTTAGATCCTCTTTTTATGTTCGATATAGTTCCCGGAACAAGTATCCCGGGCTTAGGAATGGGAGTCTTTGGAGCGGCTCTTGCAACAGTCACAGCCCGAACTATAAGTTTTTTATACGGCTTTTTAATTCTTATTAGCGGAAAAAGAAAGATTAAGATCAGTTTTAAGGGACTTTTTAGACTCGATAAAAAGATAGACTTAGATCTTTTACTCATAGGTCTTCCTTCAGGTATTAATTCCCTTGTACGCACCTTTGCTCAAGTAACGATTATGAAGTTTGTTACTGTTTATGGAGCTGATGCTGTTGCTATTGCCGGTGTAGGAGGAAAGCTTTCTCAGTTTGCCTTTATGCCGATTTTCGGATTTAATATGGGCGGAGCAACTTTGGTGGGCCAAAGCCTCGGACGGGATAATGTTAAGGAAGCAAAACTCACTTCTAAGATAAACGCTTTTATGTCGGCCTCTGTTGTAGGAATTTTTGCAGTCATAATTATGGGAACGCCTCAAACTTTTTTAAGGTTTTTCTTTCCGAATGATCCGGCAATGCTTTTGCAGGGAAGTGTGATGCTCCGTATATTTTATCCGTCCTTTATAATTTTATCTGCAGGGCTGGGGCTTGCCGTGGTTTTTTCGGGTTCAGGACATACTCGGCCGATGCTTTATTCTACCTTGGGATCCCGCTGGTTCGTTCAGATTCCGTTTTTATTTTTGGTTGTAAATATTTTACACCTGCCCTTATTTGCCGTTTGGACCTCATATATTTTTTCGGAGCTGGCCGAGTTTACGGTTATTTTATATCACTACCGCAAAGGGCTGTGGTGTAATAAGAGGGTGTAA
- a CDS encoding ATP-binding protein: MFFKRKAYNKLLRWKKEYSGSYSVLLEGARRVGKSTIAEEFAKNEYEAYILIDFANISEAVKSCFDDIHNLDMFFLRLQAATGKNLIENNSVIIFDEIQLFPKVRQAIKYLVKDGRYHYIETGSLISIKKNVKEILIPSEEMKIPVYPMDFEEFQWATQGNTYQLSKEVYESGKKAGDQIHRKWLRDFRLYMAVGGMPQAVEAYLDGKNFTEIDKIKRGIISLYKDDFKKIDPSGRVSALYHSIPAQLSKNGKRYIPSQATGKRKSVKDEERLYDLIDSKTVLISYNTTDPRISLSLTKSPESYKLYLADTGLFITLMFMDRPEAINDIYTKLLSDKLPANLGYLYENAAAQMIAAAGHELYYHTWDKEKSTHYYEIDFLISQGAKVKAIEVKSSGMGRHESLKIFGKKYSKVLVSSILVSSKDRKTEDGIEFLPVYMLNFAVRQEV; the protein is encoded by the coding sequence ATGTTTTTTAAAAGAAAGGCGTATAATAAATTACTAAGGTGGAAAAAGGAGTATTCAGGTTCTTATAGTGTTCTTTTGGAGGGAGCAAGGAGAGTCGGAAAGTCAACCATAGCCGAAGAATTTGCCAAAAATGAGTATGAGGCTTATATTTTAATCGATTTTGCAAATATATCCGAAGCCGTAAAATCTTGCTTTGACGATATTCATAATTTGGATATGTTCTTTTTAAGATTGCAGGCGGCAACAGGCAAAAACTTGATAGAAAATAACAGCGTAATTATCTTTGACGAAATTCAGCTTTTTCCAAAAGTCAGGCAGGCAATAAAATATTTGGTAAAGGACGGCCGATACCATTACATCGAAACCGGTTCCTTAATTTCAATCAAAAAAAATGTAAAAGAAATTTTGATTCCTTCGGAAGAAATGAAAATTCCCGTTTATCCTATGGATTTTGAAGAATTCCAATGGGCAACTCAGGGAAACACCTATCAGCTAAGTAAGGAAGTATATGAGAGCGGTAAAAAAGCCGGGGATCAAATACACCGAAAGTGGTTGAGGGATTTTAGGCTGTATATGGCTGTCGGAGGAATGCCGCAGGCAGTTGAAGCATATTTAGATGGAAAAAATTTTACCGAAATCGACAAAATAAAAAGAGGTATTATAAGTCTTTACAAAGACGACTTTAAAAAGATAGATCCTTCAGGCCGGGTTTCAGCTCTCTATCATTCAATACCGGCACAGCTTTCAAAAAACGGAAAAAGATATATCCCGTCGCAAGCCACCGGCAAGCGAAAGAGCGTAAAGGATGAGGAAAGACTCTATGATTTGATCGATTCAAAAACCGTTCTTATTTCTTATAACACTACAGATCCCAGAATCAGTCTTTCTTTGACTAAATCGCCTGAAAGTTATAAACTCTATTTAGCGGACACAGGCCTTTTTATAACTCTTATGTTTATGGATAGGCCGGAGGCCATCAATGATATTTACACAAAGTTATTATCCGATAAATTACCGGCTAATCTGGGCTATCTATATGAAAATGCGGCAGCTCAAATGATAGCCGCCGCAGGGCATGAGCTTTATTATCATACATGGGATAAAGAAAAAAGCACCCACTATTATGAAATCGATTTTTTAATTTCTCAAGGTGCAAAAGTAAAGGCTATCGAGGTAAAATCTTCCGGTATGGGCCGGCATGAATCTTTAAAGATATTCGGTAAAAAATATTCCAAGGTCTTAGTCTCCTCAATCTTAGTTTCTTCTAAGGATAGAAAAACAGAGGACGGCATAGAGTTTTTGCCGGTATACATGCTTAACTTTGCAGTTAGACAGGAGGTTTAA
- the rlmJ gene encoding 23S rRNA (adenine(2030)-N(6))-methyltransferase RlmJ: MLSYRHGFHAGNQADVFKHSVLFSFLKLYTQKQKPFTAFDLNAGSASYNLLSGWSLKTGEAEEGIIRLLNLYKKEKLPLPIPEDFKSYLDFCLKNYDENSSYAGSPEIIRSFLQKDSNLILCDLHSAEAEKLKELYKHAENVHVHKRDCYEAIRALTPPLPIRGFALFDPSYEVDSDYTAIAEVVEKVCKKWPVGIFIIWYPILNHKTEVCANLKSRIGKAANGKMLNFEVKHFSSKVDTESEYGLQGSGLLITNPPWGLEERVKGICEYVERAGAV, translated from the coding sequence TTGCTGAGTTATCGTCATGGGTTTCATGCAGGGAATCAGGCCGATGTTTTTAAGCACTCGGTTCTCTTTTCTTTTTTAAAACTTTATACTCAAAAGCAAAAACCTTTTACGGCTTTCGATTTAAATGCAGGGAGTGCTTCCTATAATCTTTTAAGCGGGTGGAGTTTAAAAACCGGCGAAGCGGAAGAAGGGATAATCCGTCTTTTGAATTTATACAAAAAAGAAAAACTGCCTCTTCCAATTCCTGAAGACTTTAAGTCCTATTTGGATTTTTGCTTAAAAAACTATGATGAAAATTCCTCTTATGCCGGCTCTCCCGAAATCATCCGCTCATTTTTACAAAAAGATTCTAATTTAATCTTATGCGATTTACATTCTGCCGAAGCCGAAAAATTAAAAGAGCTGTACAAACATGCGGAAAATGTTCATGTGCACAAAAGGGATTGCTATGAGGCGATTAGAGCCCTTACCCCGCCTCTCCCTATCCGCGGCTTTGCCCTCTTTGACCCCAGCTATGAAGTCGATTCGGACTATACCGCGATTGCAGAAGTTGTTGAAAAGGTATGTAAAAAATGGCCTGTAGGAATCTTTATAATTTGGTATCCAATATTGAATCACAAAACCGAAGTATGTGCAAATTTAAAAAGCCGGATAGGTAAAGCTGCAAACGGTAAGATGTTGAATTTTGAGGTCAAGCATTTTTCAAGTAAGGTAGATACTGAAAGCGAATACGGCCTTCAAGGCTCAGGCCTTTTAATCACAAATCCTCCCTGGGGTTTGGAAGAAAGGGTAAAGGGAATTTGTGAGTATGTTGAGAGGGCGGGTGCAGTTTAG
- the gyrA gene encoding DNA topoisomerase (ATP-hydrolyzing) subunit A, translated as MEEIQTKEGGAVIPIPIENEVKRAYIDYSMSVIVSRALPDVRDGLKPVHRRILYSMEEKGLRSSGPTRKCAKIVGDVLGSYHPHGDASVYDALVRLGQDFSLRYPVIYPQGNFGTIGGDPPAAYRYTEAKMAKIAETMVEDIKKETVDFIPNFDDSTKEPTVLPAKFPFLLANGSSGIAVGMATNMPPHNLREIADAVSAYIDNPEIEIDELCKYMKGPDFPTGGVIYGRKGIKQAFKTGRGKILVRGKFTIEVDKKGKETIVFTEVPYQVNTTTLVSRIGELAREKVIDGIANVNDETSDRTGLRIVIELKRGAITKVVLNQLFAKTALQSSFGVINLALVNGRPETLNLKLLVKYFVEHRVDVVTRRTKFDLRKAEERAHILEALIVAIDNIDEVIKIIRASRDTQTAKNNLMKRFGFDDVQAQAIVDMQLKRLTSLEIEDLRKELQELQVLIAHLKDLLAHPEKILALIKEETTEIAEKFGDERKTDIVADEVEELNIEDLIKKEEMVILISHLGYIKRIPATAYKSQNRGGKGSNSANLAEDDFLDQIFTASTHDYIMFITNAGKAYWLKVHEIQEASRTSRGSHIKSLLSVSSDEEITAVVSLKEFDDKTYLLMATAGGVVKKVTTDNFANAKTRGIIAIKPDEGDKLVSAILTGGKDEIMLITRRGQALRTSEEDIRSQGRSSRGVTGIRLSSEDELTGALRVTENQKMLVMTENGYGKRVEFSEFSAHGRGTGGQRIYTLSEKTGEVVGLLTVFDDDEVVCITGQGKTIRISVDSVGTMGRSAQGVKILDIESPDMLIGLDVVARDEE; from the coding sequence GTGGAAGAGATACAAACTAAGGAAGGCGGAGCTGTAATTCCGATTCCTATCGAAAATGAAGTAAAAAGAGCCTACATAGATTATTCAATGTCAGTTATAGTAAGCCGAGCCCTGCCCGATGTAAGGGACGGTCTAAAGCCCGTTCACAGGCGAATTCTCTATTCAATGGAAGAAAAGGGTTTACGCAGTTCAGGCCCCACCAGAAAGTGTGCTAAGATTGTAGGTGATGTATTAGGAAGTTACCACCCTCACGGCGATGCTTCGGTCTATGATGCCCTAGTCCGACTCGGACAGGACTTCTCTCTACGCTATCCGGTCATTTATCCTCAAGGAAACTTCGGAACCATAGGAGGCGATCCGCCCGCAGCTTACCGATATACGGAAGCCAAGATGGCCAAAATCGCCGAAACCATGGTCGAGGACATAAAAAAAGAAACCGTCGACTTTATTCCGAACTTTGACGATTCTACAAAGGAGCCGACCGTTCTTCCGGCAAAATTTCCCTTCCTGCTTGCAAACGGTTCAAGCGGAATTGCAGTCGGTATGGCAACCAACATGCCGCCCCATAACTTGCGCGAAATCGCCGATGCCGTTTCGGCCTACATAGACAATCCCGAAATCGAAATAGACGAGCTTTGTAAATACATGAAGGGACCCGACTTTCCGACCGGCGGAGTCATCTATGGAAGAAAGGGCATAAAACAAGCCTTTAAAACCGGCCGCGGAAAAATATTGGTACGCGGTAAATTTACAATTGAGGTAGATAAAAAGGGAAAAGAAACTATAGTCTTTACAGAAGTTCCCTATCAGGTAAACACAACAACCCTTGTATCCCGCATCGGGGAATTAGCCCGCGAAAAAGTTATAGACGGAATTGCAAACGTAAATGATGAAACTTCCGATAGAACAGGCTTGCGTATCGTTATAGAGTTAAAGAGGGGGGCTATTACAAAGGTAGTATTAAACCAGCTCTTTGCAAAGACAGCCCTTCAATCCTCCTTCGGTGTTATAAACCTAGCTCTTGTAAACGGAAGACCCGAAACCCTCAACCTAAAACTTCTTGTAAAATACTTTGTAGAGCACAGGGTCGATGTAGTTACCCGCAGAACAAAATTCGATTTACGCAAGGCGGAAGAAAGGGCTCATATCTTGGAAGCTCTCATAGTTGCCATCGACAACATAGATGAGGTTATCAAAATAATAAGGGCCTCCCGCGATACTCAAACGGCAAAAAACAACTTAATGAAAAGATTCGGCTTTGATGATGTCCAAGCGCAGGCCATAGTCGATATGCAGTTAAAGCGTTTGACAAGTTTGGAAATCGAAGACCTCCGAAAAGAATTACAGGAATTGCAGGTTTTAATCGCCCACTTGAAAGACCTTCTTGCTCATCCCGAAAAGATTTTAGCCTTAATAAAGGAAGAAACTACAGAGATAGCCGAAAAATTTGGCGATGAGCGCAAAACCGATATTGTAGCCGATGAGGTTGAAGAGCTCAATATCGAAGACCTTATCAAAAAAGAAGAGATGGTTATTTTAATTTCCCACCTCGGATATATCAAGCGTATTCCTGCCACGGCCTATAAAAGTCAAAACAGGGGAGGCAAGGGTTCCAATTCCGCAAACCTTGCAGAAGACGACTTTTTGGATCAGATTTTTACGGCCTCGACCCACGATTATATTATGTTTATCACAAATGCAGGCAAGGCCTACTGGCTAAAGGTGCATGAGATACAGGAAGCAAGCAGGACGAGCCGCGGCTCTCACATAAAATCCCTTCTTTCAGTTTCTTCCGATGAAGAAATTACGGCTGTCGTTTCTTTAAAAGAATTCGACGATAAGACCTATTTATTGATGGCAACCGCAGGCGGTGTTGTAAAAAAAGTTACCACAGACAATTTTGCAAATGCAAAAACCCGCGGAATCATAGCCATAAAACCGGATGAGGGCGATAAGCTTGTAAGCGCAATTCTTACAGGCGGAAAGGACGAGATCATGCTTATTACCCGCCGAGGTCAGGCTCTCCGCACAAGCGAAGAGGATATCCGCTCGCAAGGGCGCTCTTCCCGCGGTGTTACCGGAATAAGGCTTTCTTCAGAGGATGAGCTTACGGGAGCACTCCGCGTAACGGAAAATCAAAAGATGCTTGTTATGACAGAAAACGGCTACGGCAAGCGCGTAGAGTTTTCGGAATTTTCCGCTCACGGAAGAGGAACCGGCGGACAGCGTATCTACACCCTTTCCGAAAAAACAGGAGAGGTTGTCGGCCTTCTTACCGTCTTTGATGACGATGAGGTTGTCTGCATAACCGGACAGGGAAAAACTATCCGCATAAGCGTAGACTCTGTAGGCACCATGGGACGCTCTGCACAAGGAGTCAAAATATTGGATATTGAAAGTCCCGATATGCTTATCGGGCTTGATGTTGTTGCCCGCGATGAAGAATAG
- a CDS encoding TrkA family potassium uptake protein, translated as MKKFAIMGLGTFGVRMLDELIKIGAEVIIIDQNKELIEMYKPKASSAVVIEEISELSVRKILPSKVDTVIVDFSRKVELSVISTTILKTLGISNIVVRAQSDEHGRLLKTVGATRVIYPDSEAAKRTTPILAADLLLKFMPISKNLALAEVGVEARYVGKSLAESNIRKDMGVNIIARRKKESEDFIFMDDPEYKFEEDDVLLVVASEEHIYNFSGGKISLKNNSKKDGEIKPSIFKNLFSSKKL; from the coding sequence ATGAAAAAATTTGCGATTATGGGCTTGGGAACCTTCGGTGTACGGATGCTCGATGAACTTATCAAAATCGGTGCCGAAGTTATCATCATCGACCAAAACAAAGAACTGATCGAAATGTATAAACCTAAGGCCTCTTCGGCAGTTGTGATAGAAGAAATAAGCGAGCTTTCGGTGCGTAAAATCTTGCCTTCTAAGGTGGATACCGTAATCGTAGACTTTAGCCGCAAGGTGGAGCTTTCCGTAATCAGCACGACAATTTTAAAAACTCTCGGCATTTCAAACATTGTGGTGCGAGCCCAATCCGATGAACACGGAAGGCTTTTAAAAACCGTCGGAGCTACCAGAGTAATTTATCCCGACAGTGAGGCCGCAAAAAGAACAACTCCTATTTTAGCCGCAGACCTCCTTCTTAAATTTATGCCTATTTCAAAAAATCTTGCTCTTGCAGAAGTCGGAGTGGAAGCACGATATGTCGGTAAAAGCCTTGCAGAATCAAATATCCGAAAAGACATGGGGGTAAACATTATTGCCCGCCGAAAAAAAGAAAGTGAAGACTTTATTTTTATGGATGACCCCGAGTATAAGTTTGAAGAAGATGATGTTCTTTTGGTTGTTGCCTCCGAAGAGCACATCTATAACTTTTCAGGCGGAAAGATAAGCTTAAAAAATAATTCAAAAAAAGATGGAGAGATAAAGCCGTCAATCTTTAAAAATCTTTTTTCTTCAAAAAAATTATAA
- the ftcD gene encoding glutamate formimidoyltransferase translates to MMNKIIECVPNFSNGRDPEVLEKIIAPFRGKEKVKLLDYESDKDHNRSVVTVIGEPEELKKAVVEAIGIAAGLIDLRKHEGAHPRMGATDVVPFIPIKNSTMEECIELSKEVGKLIWEQHKIPVFLYEKSASNPSRENLSNIRKGQFEGMAEKVKQPEWKPDFGGTEIHPSAGVTAVGCRMPLVAFNVNLATNDLSIADKIAKKVRFLGGGLRFVKAMGVDLTERGIVQVSMNMTDYTKTSLYQSYEMVKMEAKRYGVNVAGTEIVGLTPMAALMDVASYYLQIENFEFSQIIEARLLE, encoded by the coding sequence ATGATGAACAAAATAATTGAATGTGTTCCTAACTTTAGTAACGGCCGCGATCCTGAAGTTTTGGAAAAGATTATTGCCCCCTTCCGCGGAAAAGAAAAGGTAAAACTACTTGATTACGAATCCGACAAGGATCATAACCGCTCTGTTGTAACCGTTATAGGTGAGCCCGAAGAGCTTAAAAAAGCCGTTGTTGAAGCCATAGGCATAGCTGCCGGCCTAATCGACTTGCGCAAGCATGAGGGAGCCCATCCCAGAATGGGAGCCACTGATGTTGTCCCCTTTATTCCGATTAAAAATTCCACAATGGAAGAATGTATCGAATTATCCAAAGAGGTAGGAAAGCTCATCTGGGAACAGCACAAGATTCCTGTTTTCTTGTACGAAAAATCGGCATCTAATCCTTCAAGAGAAAACCTCTCCAATATTCGAAAGGGTCAGTTTGAAGGTATGGCCGAAAAGGTAAAACAGCCCGAATGGAAGCCCGACTTCGGCGGAACGGAAATTCACCCTTCAGCAGGAGTTACTGCTGTAGGCTGCCGAATGCCCCTTGTTGCCTTTAACGTAAACTTGGCTACAAACGATCTTTCAATTGCAGACAAGATTGCAAAAAAAGTCCGCTTCTTAGGAGGAGGCTTGCGCTTTGTCAAAGCAATGGGCGTAGATCTTACAGAACGCGGAATCGTTCAGGTTTCAATGAACATGACGGACTATACAAAGACTTCTCTTTATCAGTCCTATGAAATGGTAAAAATGGAAGCAAAACGCTACGGTGTAAATGTTGCAGGTACCGAAATTGTCGGTCTTACTCCGATGGCTGCCTTAATGGATGTTGCTTCTTATTATCTCCAAATCGAAAACTTCGAATTCAGCCAGATAATCGAGGCTAGGTTGCTCGAATAG